From Solwaraspora sp. WMMD1047, the proteins below share one genomic window:
- a CDS encoding ABC transporter ATP-binding protein — MRRYVRPYAGQLAWLLAAAFAATGAGLAVPMVIREVVDGPVANRDPGGLLRLGGLALLLGLAEAALIFVRRWVQSSSAVGLEASIREDLYAHLQQLPVSFHDRWQSGQLLSRVTSDLSVLRRFLSFGLMFLIVNLATYLAVIALLIGLHWQLGLLVAASSLPLFLVSRRFTRAYLAVSRRVQDEQGDVATLVEESARGVRTVKAYGRQPLMATSFRAGTRRLHDTAVGKGRLLAGASAQFDLVPNLTLVAVLVAGTVAAARGALTIGELVAFVTLQLMLIWPIESLGWIIAHAQEAKTAADRIYEVLDTEPSIMDRPGAVPVCRSAVRGHLRFEGVTFSYPGSPTPVLRGVDLELRPGETMAVVGATGSGKTSLLSLVPRLHDVTGGRVTLDGQDIRDLQLASLRQVVGVAFEEPTLFSMSVWENLTLGRPDADEQDVRAALTVAQADFVHDLPWGLATRIGEQGLSLSGGQRQRLALARAVLGRPRLLVLDDPLSALDVHTEALVERALARVLRGTTALVVVHRPSTVALADRVALLDGGRVTAVGTHSELLATVPAYRMILAATATEPAAGVDAAPGLGLVRS, encoded by the coding sequence CTGCGCCGTTACGTCCGGCCGTACGCCGGCCAGCTCGCCTGGCTGCTGGCCGCCGCGTTCGCCGCCACCGGCGCCGGCCTCGCCGTGCCGATGGTCATCCGGGAGGTGGTCGACGGGCCGGTCGCGAACCGTGACCCGGGCGGGCTGCTCCGCCTCGGCGGGCTCGCGCTGCTGCTCGGCCTCGCCGAGGCGGCACTTATCTTCGTCCGGCGCTGGGTCCAGTCGTCCTCGGCGGTCGGGCTGGAGGCCAGCATCCGGGAGGACCTCTACGCCCACCTGCAGCAGCTGCCGGTCTCCTTCCACGACCGCTGGCAGTCCGGTCAACTGCTCTCCCGGGTGACGAGTGACCTGTCGGTGCTGCGCCGGTTCCTGTCGTTCGGGCTGATGTTCCTGATCGTCAACCTCGCCACCTACCTGGCGGTGATCGCCCTGCTGATCGGGCTGCACTGGCAGCTCGGGCTGCTGGTGGCGGCCAGCTCGTTGCCGCTGTTCCTGGTCAGCCGCCGGTTCACCCGCGCGTACCTGGCCGTCTCGCGGCGGGTCCAGGACGAGCAGGGTGACGTGGCCACGCTGGTGGAGGAGTCGGCGCGCGGGGTGCGGACGGTCAAGGCGTACGGCCGGCAGCCGTTGATGGCGACCAGCTTCCGGGCCGGCACCCGCCGGCTGCACGACACGGCGGTCGGCAAGGGCCGGCTGCTGGCCGGGGCGTCGGCCCAGTTCGACCTGGTGCCGAACCTGACCCTGGTGGCCGTGCTGGTGGCCGGCACGGTCGCCGCCGCCCGGGGCGCGCTCACCATCGGCGAGCTGGTGGCGTTCGTGACGCTGCAGCTGATGCTGATCTGGCCGATCGAGTCGCTGGGCTGGATCATCGCCCACGCCCAGGAGGCGAAGACGGCCGCCGACCGGATCTACGAGGTGCTCGACACCGAGCCGTCCATCATGGATCGACCCGGCGCCGTCCCGGTGTGCCGGTCGGCGGTCCGGGGACACCTACGGTTCGAGGGGGTCACCTTCAGCTATCCGGGATCCCCCACCCCGGTGCTGCGCGGCGTCGACCTGGAGCTGCGGCCCGGCGAGACGATGGCGGTGGTCGGCGCCACCGGCAGCGGCAAGACCAGCCTGCTCTCGCTGGTCCCCCGGCTGCACGACGTCACCGGCGGGCGGGTCACCCTCGACGGCCAGGACATCCGCGACCTGCAACTGGCCTCGCTGCGGCAGGTGGTCGGCGTGGCGTTCGAGGAACCCACCCTCTTCTCCATGTCGGTCTGGGAGAACCTGACCCTGGGCCGGCCGGACGCCGACGAACAGGACGTCCGGGCCGCCCTCACCGTCGCGCAGGCCGACTTCGTGCACGACCTGCCCTGGGGGCTCGCCACCCGGATCGGGGAACAGGGGCTCTCCCTCTCCGGCGGCCAGCGGCAGCGGCTCGCCCTGGCCCGGGCGGTGCTCGGCCGGCCCCGGCTGCTGGTCCTCGACGACCCGCTGTCGGCCCTCGACGTACACACCGAGGCGCTTGTGGAGCGCGCGCTGGCCCGGGTGCTGCGCGGAACCACCGCGCTGGTGGTGGTGCACCGGCCGTCGACGGTCGCACTCGCCGATCGGGTCGCGCTGCTCGACGGCGGCCGGGTGACCGCCGTCGGCACCCACTCCGAACTGCTGGCGACGGTGCCCGCGTACCGGATGATTCTGGCCGCCACCGCGACCGAGCCGGCGGCCGGCGTCGACGCCGCGCCCGGTCTCGGCCTGGTCCGGTCCTGA
- a CDS encoding nitrilase-related carbon-nitrogen hydrolase — MSAVEMAVTGIGVALLSGACFHRGTGLRPVPLATWAAPLPLLVYAPRASWQLAVGVAAVAWLVGQLGLWSYFTKDLRVPRPLVAAHISGGALLVAAVVGLTRVHLVDGQLLAAAWALPLAWAAMEFLVSVKSPHGAWWSIAYSQADRPGVVGVAALTGVWGVSALVVTPAAAVAAAIAPVGTFGQRLAALLVGTILPLVAYGYGRTRRARVGAGAPVRVGLAVVPQAGLPVPIESAEGAALLTGYVGLVRRLAGRGVQAVVLPEAVFVIAESGFTDGLRPLGAVAAELGVPVVVGAVRHGGPDGSANVAAVLRDAGGPPECYAKRHLLPGLEAAYRPGRKSLFVSVGAARAGVAVCKDLDFAPLVRSYRRGGAGLLLAPAWDFERDDWLHSRMAVLRGVESGIPVARAARGGRATVSDAFGRIVAEVSTVPADADAGEGVAIDAAVTPAAGQTNYARFGDWFAWSCLVATILLAVPIDRITT, encoded by the coding sequence ATGTCCGCTGTGGAGATGGCCGTTACCGGCATCGGCGTGGCGCTGTTGTCCGGCGCGTGCTTTCACCGGGGCACCGGCCTGCGGCCGGTGCCGCTGGCGACCTGGGCGGCACCGCTTCCCCTGCTGGTGTACGCCCCCAGAGCATCGTGGCAGCTGGCGGTCGGAGTGGCGGCGGTCGCGTGGCTGGTCGGCCAGCTCGGCCTCTGGTCGTACTTCACCAAGGACCTGCGCGTTCCGCGCCCACTGGTCGCCGCCCACATCTCGGGTGGGGCGCTGCTGGTCGCCGCCGTCGTCGGCCTGACCCGGGTCCACCTGGTCGACGGCCAGTTGCTGGCGGCAGCGTGGGCGCTGCCGCTGGCCTGGGCGGCGATGGAGTTCCTGGTGTCGGTGAAGTCGCCGCACGGCGCCTGGTGGAGCATCGCCTACTCGCAGGCCGACCGGCCGGGGGTGGTCGGTGTCGCCGCGTTGACCGGAGTGTGGGGCGTGTCCGCGCTTGTCGTAACGCCGGCCGCGGCGGTGGCCGCCGCCATCGCACCGGTCGGCACGTTCGGTCAACGGCTCGCCGCGCTACTGGTCGGGACGATTCTGCCGTTGGTGGCGTACGGGTACGGGCGGACGCGACGAGCCCGCGTCGGTGCCGGTGCTCCGGTGCGGGTCGGGCTGGCGGTCGTCCCGCAGGCCGGGCTGCCGGTGCCGATCGAGTCGGCCGAGGGCGCGGCACTGCTCACCGGCTACGTCGGGCTGGTGCGCCGGCTGGCCGGTCGGGGCGTGCAGGCTGTCGTCCTGCCCGAGGCGGTCTTCGTCATCGCGGAGTCCGGGTTCACCGACGGGCTCCGGCCGCTCGGTGCGGTGGCGGCGGAACTTGGCGTACCGGTGGTGGTCGGGGCGGTCCGGCACGGTGGCCCGGACGGTTCGGCGAACGTCGCCGCGGTCCTGCGGGACGCGGGAGGTCCGCCCGAGTGCTACGCGAAGCGGCATCTGCTGCCGGGCCTGGAGGCGGCGTACCGGCCGGGGCGCAAATCGCTGTTCGTGTCGGTCGGTGCCGCCCGGGCCGGCGTCGCCGTCTGCAAGGACCTCGACTTCGCTCCGCTGGTCCGGTCGTACCGGCGGGGCGGGGCGGGGCTACTGCTTGCGCCGGCCTGGGATTTCGAGAGAGACGATTGGCTGCACAGCCGGATGGCCGTGCTGCGCGGCGTCGAGTCGGGCATCCCGGTGGCCCGCGCGGCGCGCGGTGGTCGGGCCACCGTCAGCGACGCCTTCGGCCGGATCGTCGCGGAGGTCTCCACCGTGCCGGCCGATGCCGATGCCGGAGAGGGTGTCGCCATCGACGCGGCGGTGACACCGGCCGCCGGCCAGACCAACTACGCGCGATTCGGCGACTGGTTCGCCTGGTCCTGCCTGGTCGCGACAATCCTGCTGGCCGTCCCGATAGACAGAATCACAACCTGA
- a CDS encoding PH domain-containing protein, with product MANNVTYDRREQYQQIQSGLLDGEQVIAVYDAIGTGTGFIGLTNRRVIIQDKSFVGKKFAITSIPYSKITSVSVVSNKSWGGSFFSTGAIAIHVGTHTYEVEFRGDQKSHHVHNVILHYIS from the coding sequence ACCGGCGGGAGCAGTACCAGCAGATCCAGAGCGGTCTGCTCGACGGCGAGCAGGTGATCGCGGTCTACGACGCGATCGGCACCGGCACCGGCTTCATCGGCCTCACCAACCGCCGGGTGATCATCCAGGACAAGTCGTTCGTCGGCAAGAAGTTCGCCATCACCAGCATCCCGTACTCGAAGATCACCAGCGTGAGCGTGGTCAGCAACAAGTCGTGGGGCGGCTCGTTCTTCTCCACCGGCGCCATCGCCATCCACGTCGGCACCCACACCTACGAGGTCGAGTTCCGCGGCGACCAGAAGAGCCACCACGTACATAACGTCATCCTCCACTACATCTCGTGA
- a CDS encoding winged helix-turn-helix domain-containing protein has product MTAEIDPMSPVPRYRQLSAILRAAIEAGEYPPGSRLPSEKTLTQTHGVARETASKAMDALAADGLAVMVPGIGWHVPLESS; this is encoded by the coding sequence ATGACGGCAGAGATCGACCCGATGTCGCCGGTACCGCGGTACCGGCAGCTCTCGGCGATCCTGCGTGCGGCGATCGAGGCCGGGGAGTACCCGCCGGGTAGCCGGCTCCCGTCCGAGAAGACCCTCACTCAGACCCACGGAGTAGCCAGGGAGACCGCCTCGAAAGCGATGGACGCGCTGGCGGCCGACGGCTTGGCGGTCATGGTGCCCGGCATCGGGTGGCACGTCCCGCTTGAAAGTTCTTGA
- a CDS encoding cellulose binding domain-containing protein, translated as MTPLWKVISRAMVAGGLVGSMAFVGPAPAYAESAQPEAAGSILDVIPAPTVEQMVAQVPLVDAANVIRTAVDSAPVRGYAGIGLVDDHVTLWWKGALPADIAAAVNAARRTAPVEVAEATYSRAELRRAAAKLSPLVDADPADASHAVRLRTDGAGIEVAVDDTAGAKLPKLPATAVRTTIVESDRMVERSRADDAAPFDGGSGIGFTTPGCTAGFGVRNLSTGAGYVLTAEHCGAVGSPWHVGWNSTTNSGTLVGYAVASNDDHDTMLIGTSAPGDHIYVGGQHDEVRAQVVGWTEVYPGQLLCQSGYTSAGVLGGPICNLRVDYHYTDFEDLVEATQLDGDESARGGDSGGPVYAVNADGTVLAAGTTTRSLGPGFGFQDFATARDDYGDIVPATAIASSCRVSFVVTDSWSTGYTASVTVYNDGPAINGWSLGWAFPGGQTIQGHWNGVFQQTGSAVTVGNENYNAAIPTGGAVSFGFTANGSPASPAPFTLNGTVCN; from the coding sequence ATGACACCACTCTGGAAAGTGATCAGCCGTGCGATGGTCGCGGGCGGCCTGGTCGGCTCGATGGCGTTCGTCGGCCCCGCTCCGGCGTACGCGGAATCCGCGCAACCGGAGGCTGCCGGGTCCATCCTCGACGTCATCCCGGCGCCGACCGTGGAGCAGATGGTCGCCCAGGTCCCCTTGGTCGACGCGGCGAACGTCATCCGCACCGCCGTGGACAGCGCGCCGGTCCGCGGCTATGCCGGCATCGGTCTGGTCGATGACCACGTCACCCTCTGGTGGAAGGGTGCACTGCCCGCCGACATCGCCGCGGCCGTGAACGCCGCCCGGCGCACCGCGCCCGTCGAGGTGGCCGAGGCGACCTACTCCCGCGCCGAGCTGCGCAGGGCGGCGGCCAAGCTCAGCCCGCTGGTGGACGCCGACCCGGCGGACGCCAGCCACGCGGTCCGGCTGCGCACCGACGGCGCCGGGATCGAGGTCGCCGTCGACGACACCGCCGGCGCGAAGCTGCCGAAGCTGCCGGCCACCGCTGTGCGTACCACGATCGTCGAGAGCGACCGGATGGTCGAGCGGTCGCGGGCCGACGACGCGGCGCCGTTCGACGGCGGGTCGGGGATCGGTTTCACCACTCCCGGCTGCACCGCCGGCTTCGGCGTCCGCAACCTGAGCACCGGCGCGGGCTACGTTCTCACCGCCGAGCACTGCGGGGCGGTCGGCTCGCCCTGGCACGTCGGCTGGAACTCGACAACCAACAGCGGGACGCTCGTCGGGTACGCGGTCGCCAGCAACGACGACCACGACACGATGCTCATCGGCACGTCGGCGCCCGGCGACCACATCTACGTCGGCGGTCAGCACGACGAGGTCCGCGCCCAGGTGGTCGGCTGGACCGAGGTCTACCCCGGCCAGCTGCTGTGCCAGTCCGGCTACACCTCGGCCGGCGTGCTCGGCGGCCCGATCTGCAACCTGCGGGTCGACTACCACTACACCGACTTCGAGGACCTGGTCGAGGCCACCCAGCTCGACGGCGATGAGTCGGCCCGGGGCGGCGACAGCGGCGGCCCGGTCTACGCCGTCAACGCCGACGGCACCGTGCTCGCGGCCGGCACCACCACCCGCTCACTCGGCCCGGGCTTCGGGTTCCAGGACTTCGCCACCGCCCGCGACGACTACGGCGACATCGTGCCGGCGACGGCGATCGCCAGCTCCTGCCGGGTCTCCTTCGTGGTGACCGACTCGTGGAGCACCGGCTACACCGCAAGTGTCACCGTCTACAACGACGGCCCGGCCATCAACGGCTGGTCGCTGGGTTGGGCCTTCCCTGGCGGTCAGACCATCCAGGGCCACTGGAACGGGGTATTCCAGCAGACCGGCTCGGCGGTGACCGTCGGCAACGAGAACTACAACGCCGCCATCCCGACCGGCGGCGCCGTCAGCTTCGGCTTCACGGCGAACGGCTCCCCGGCTTCGCCGGCACCGTTCACCCTCAACGGCACCGTCTGCAACTGA
- a CDS encoding helix-turn-helix domain-containing protein, producing MAVNYSPPDGSRIPVTRHGLAMVVLTLRTQQIPVPVCGMRALTPLRECVRRGGWGSMPTGQVQRDQFGDLLRTLRLERRLTQEELAEAAGSSVRGIREMERGRVRSPQRRTVALLADALRLVGADRDRFVELARVDRDRSIEPARADRDRAESTSGDRQPNDRAAVAVPGELPAAVPDLAGRSEILELLATLAAKITAGRTDTASVVVLHGPPGIGKTSLAVTAGQRVSPAFTGGQLFVDLQGAAPDGPLDPAEALAAMLRSLGVPENRIPVSPADRGGLFRTLTRDRSLLVVLDNAADEAQIRPLLPAGRGCLALVTSRRPLAGLAGTVRQQLDLLTPAAGRLLLAAIVGTDRVTAEPAAADQIVKLCGRLPLAVRIAGNRLASRPQWSVQWLADLLRDQRRRLTVLTAGDLGVRAAFEVSYRQLEPVAAGVFRRASLIPGTDFEPALVAAVAGTDTETAAAALEELVEAGILLTLGDRYQFHDLVRLYAQERLDVEEQPACRAVAHDQMVGWLLRRTRQAGAMFEPVACRADCPFDDDRAAAHWLDRESANWLAALRDAARRGRHAEVVAVARALHWYSDANTHRHSWDEIFSLGVSAAQAVGSPRDEAVLLNFLGWARYFCRDRNADGLAALDRALELARRIGDRREEAWALTYSAAILIRTGRAGSAIDHCRRAVGLFREIGYALGEYGAVSMQGGALAALGRFAEAAELHREVLAFYCRGNGLSRTGAAVAQAGAMMSLGAALAGLGRWREAADEYTRARLIFNRCGATFSEATATHRYGLALQALGEAGAAAEALREALALFSALSCPWWEAQTLHGLAALAGADPGRVTDARLLLRQALDRCGELDAPEVRTLRATLWRELAES from the coding sequence ATGGCCGTGAACTATAGCCCGCCGGATGGCTCCCGGATCCCGGTGACTCGTCACGGATTGGCCATGGTGGTACTCACACTCCGTACGCAACAGATACCGGTTCCGGTCTGCGGCATGCGAGCATTGACACCGTTACGTGAGTGCGTGCGTCGGGGTGGTTGGGGGAGCATGCCCACAGGTCAGGTGCAGCGTGACCAGTTCGGAGATCTACTCAGGACCCTCCGGTTGGAGCGGAGGCTGACCCAGGAGGAGCTTGCCGAAGCGGCCGGCTCCAGCGTCCGCGGCATCCGGGAAATGGAACGGGGACGGGTACGCAGCCCGCAACGGCGCACCGTGGCACTGCTCGCCGACGCCCTGCGGTTGGTCGGGGCAGACCGCGACCGCTTCGTCGAACTGGCCCGGGTGGACCGGGACCGCTCCATAGAACCGGCCAGGGCGGACCGGGACCGCGCCGAGTCGACCAGCGGGGACCGGCAACCGAACGACCGGGCGGCTGTCGCCGTACCCGGGGAACTGCCGGCCGCCGTCCCGGACCTGGCGGGGCGGTCGGAGATCCTGGAACTGCTCGCCACGCTGGCCGCGAAGATCACGGCCGGGCGGACCGACACCGCCTCGGTGGTGGTGCTGCACGGCCCGCCCGGGATCGGCAAGACCAGCCTCGCCGTCACGGCCGGACAGCGGGTCAGCCCGGCCTTCACCGGCGGGCAGCTCTTCGTCGACCTGCAGGGTGCCGCGCCGGACGGACCCCTCGACCCGGCCGAGGCGCTGGCCGCGATGCTGCGGTCGCTCGGGGTCCCGGAGAACCGGATACCGGTGTCGCCGGCCGACCGGGGCGGCCTGTTCCGCACCCTGACCCGGGACCGGTCGCTGCTGGTGGTGCTGGACAACGCCGCCGACGAGGCCCAGATCCGCCCGCTGCTGCCGGCCGGGCGGGGCTGCCTGGCGCTCGTCACCAGCCGGCGCCCACTCGCCGGACTCGCCGGTACGGTCCGCCAACAGCTCGACCTGCTCACCCCGGCGGCCGGACGGCTGCTGCTGGCCGCGATCGTCGGGACCGACCGGGTCACCGCCGAACCGGCCGCCGCCGACCAGATCGTCAAGCTCTGCGGCCGGCTGCCGCTGGCCGTCCGGATCGCCGGCAACCGGCTCGCCAGCCGGCCACAGTGGTCGGTCCAGTGGCTGGCGGACCTGCTGCGCGACCAGCGTCGCCGGCTCACCGTGCTGACCGCCGGAGACCTGGGGGTGCGGGCCGCGTTCGAGGTGTCGTACCGGCAGTTGGAGCCGGTGGCCGCCGGGGTGTTCCGGCGGGCCTCGCTGATTCCCGGCACCGACTTCGAACCCGCGCTGGTCGCCGCCGTCGCCGGCACCGACACCGAGACCGCCGCGGCGGCTCTGGAGGAGCTGGTCGAGGCCGGCATCCTGCTCACCCTGGGGGACCGGTACCAGTTCCACGACCTGGTCCGGCTCTACGCCCAGGAACGCCTCGACGTCGAGGAACAACCGGCCTGCCGGGCGGTGGCGCACGACCAGATGGTCGGCTGGCTGCTGCGGCGTACCCGGCAGGCCGGGGCGATGTTCGAACCGGTCGCCTGCCGGGCCGACTGCCCGTTCGACGACGACCGGGCGGCGGCACACTGGCTGGACCGGGAATCGGCCAACTGGTTGGCGGCGCTTCGCGACGCGGCCCGACGCGGCCGGCACGCCGAGGTCGTCGCGGTCGCCCGCGCCCTGCACTGGTACTCCGACGCGAACACCCACCGGCACTCCTGGGACGAGATCTTCTCGCTGGGGGTGTCCGCCGCGCAGGCCGTCGGCAGCCCGCGCGACGAAGCCGTACTCCTGAATTTTCTGGGTTGGGCCCGGTATTTCTGCCGGGACCGCAACGCCGACGGGCTGGCCGCACTGGACCGGGCGCTGGAGCTGGCCCGGCGGATCGGGGACCGCCGGGAGGAGGCGTGGGCGCTCACCTACTCCGCCGCGATCCTCATCCGGACCGGCCGCGCCGGCTCCGCCATCGACCACTGCCGCCGGGCCGTGGGGCTCTTCCGCGAGATCGGGTACGCCCTCGGCGAGTACGGCGCGGTGAGCATGCAGGGCGGCGCGCTCGCCGCGCTCGGGCGGTTCGCCGAGGCGGCCGAACTGCACCGTGAGGTGTTGGCGTTCTACTGCCGAGGCAACGGCCTCAGCCGCACCGGCGCGGCGGTGGCCCAGGCCGGCGCGATGATGTCGCTCGGCGCCGCCCTGGCCGGGCTGGGCCGCTGGCGGGAAGCCGCCGACGAGTACACCCGCGCCCGGCTGATCTTCAACCGGTGCGGCGCGACGTTCAGCGAGGCAACCGCAACCCACCGGTACGGCCTCGCACTGCAGGCGTTGGGCGAGGCCGGCGCGGCGGCCGAGGCGCTGCGCGAGGCGCTGGCGTTGTTCTCCGCACTCTCCTGCCCGTGGTGGGAGGCGCAGACCCTGCACGGGCTCGCCGCGCTGGCCGGCGCGGATCCGGGCCGGGTGACCGACGCCCGGCTGCTGCTCCGGCAGGCGCTCGACCGGTGCGGCGAGCTGGACGCCCCGGAGGTCCGGACGCTGCGGGCCACCCTCTGGCGGGAACTCGCCGAGTCCTGA
- a CDS encoding methylated-DNA--[protein]-cysteine S-methyltransferase — MTDTLYASTTDTPAGPLTVVAGPDGAVRAAGFTAEVEPLLTLVHPDLRGPVRTRPELGPVSDAVRRYLDGDLAAIDEVPVAQRTGGVFLPHAWQVLRGVKAGEPVTYTGFAELAGRPAAIRAAAAACARNAVALFVPCHRVVRTDGGLGGYRWGLEVKKWLLGHERR; from the coding sequence GTGACCGACACCCTCTACGCCAGCACCACAGATACGCCCGCCGGCCCGCTGACCGTGGTCGCCGGCCCGGACGGGGCGGTCCGGGCCGCCGGTTTCACCGCCGAGGTGGAGCCGCTGCTGACCCTGGTCCACCCGGACCTGCGCGGGCCGGTGCGGACCCGGCCGGAGTTGGGTCCGGTCAGCGACGCCGTCCGGCGCTACCTCGACGGCGACCTGGCCGCCATCGACGAGGTCCCGGTCGCCCAGCGCACCGGGGGCGTGTTCCTGCCGCACGCCTGGCAGGTGCTGCGCGGGGTGAAGGCGGGCGAACCCGTCACCTACACCGGCTTCGCCGAGCTGGCCGGCCGGCCCGCCGCGATCCGGGCCGCCGCCGCGGCGTGCGCCCGCAACGCCGTGGCGCTCTTCGTCCCCTGCCACCGGGTGGTCCGCACCGACGGCGGGCTCGGCGGCTACCGGTGGGGGCTGGAGGTGAAGAAATGGCTTCTCGGACACGAACGCCGGTGA
- a CDS encoding Uma2 family endonuclease gives MTAVPEWMHPPRVEGWFADDLDHLPEAPRHTELIDGALVFMMSPQRAWHARLVTALVLSLSEQAPAGIEVEREMTIRLDNRNRPEPDLLVTTAPYAPDRTYYTPDQVLMVVEVVSPESAHRDRAVKLRKYAEAGIANYWRVEEEDGLPVVHTYELDGPTRLYAPAGIHRHELRSPTPFAIKLDLNRLLPARKR, from the coding sequence ATGACCGCGGTGCCCGAGTGGATGCACCCGCCCCGCGTTGAGGGGTGGTTCGCCGACGACCTCGACCACCTTCCCGAAGCGCCGCGTCACACCGAGTTGATCGATGGAGCCCTCGTCTTCATGATGTCCCCCCAGCGGGCCTGGCATGCCCGGCTCGTCACCGCACTGGTGCTCTCCCTCTCGGAACAGGCGCCGGCAGGCATTGAAGTCGAGCGGGAGATGACGATCCGACTGGACAATCGAAATCGTCCCGAGCCAGACCTTCTTGTCACCACGGCGCCCTACGCTCCGGACCGCACCTACTACACGCCCGACCAGGTGCTCATGGTTGTCGAAGTGGTCTCGCCGGAGTCGGCGCACCGCGATCGGGCAGTCAAGCTACGCAAGTACGCTGAGGCCGGAATCGCGAACTACTGGCGCGTCGAGGAAGAGGACGGGCTGCCGGTCGTCCACACCTATGAACTCGACGGCCCCACCCGGTTGTATGCGCCCGCCGGGATCCACCGCCACGAGCTGCGCAGTCCTACACCGTTCGCGATCAAGCTCGACCTGAACAGGCTGCTTCCGGCCCGCAAACGCTGA
- a CDS encoding type II toxin-antitoxin system antitoxin SocA domain-containing protein, which produces MVSVHDVAAALIDRLGEMTAMKLEKLVYYCQCWHLVKFEHVLYDEQIQAWREGPVVPALYRLHRQQYKIAAWPNGQASRLNDEARATVEWVATKYGAYSATELSDMTHHELPWRAARADLPDSANSTNEIRRDIMATYYSRQRVGAESAVTLATASAALEGVDLDVEWQDRLRDVASGVISADQLIADEIARSNGV; this is translated from the coding sequence ATGGTTTCGGTGCACGATGTCGCCGCCGCGCTGATCGATCGGCTGGGCGAGATGACGGCGATGAAGCTGGAGAAGCTCGTGTACTACTGCCAGTGTTGGCATCTCGTCAAATTTGAGCATGTCCTCTACGACGAACAGATCCAAGCGTGGCGGGAGGGACCCGTCGTGCCCGCGCTGTACCGTCTGCATCGCCAGCAGTACAAGATCGCCGCATGGCCGAACGGCCAGGCGTCCCGACTCAACGACGAGGCCCGAGCGACCGTCGAATGGGTGGCCACGAAGTACGGCGCCTACTCCGCCACCGAACTCTCCGACATGACGCACCATGAGTTGCCGTGGCGTGCGGCCCGCGCCGACCTGCCGGACAGCGCCAACTCGACCAACGAGATCCGCCGGGACATCATGGCCACGTACTACTCCCGCCAGCGTGTCGGCGCGGAGTCGGCTGTCACACTGGCCACGGCTAGCGCAGCCCTGGAAGGCGTCGATCTGGACGTCGAGTGGCAGGACCGCCTCAGAGACGTCGCCTCGGGCGTCATCAGCGCCGACCAGTTGATCGCCGACGAAATCGCTCGCTCCAACGGTGTCTGA
- the ychF gene encoding redox-regulated ATPase YchF, with product MSLSIGIVGLPNVGKSTLFNALTKNQVLAANYPFATIEPNVGVVGLPDERLHKLAEIFDSQKVLPAPVSFVDIAGLVRGASKGQGRGNAFLANIRDAAAICQVVRAFSDPNVVHVDGKVSPADDIETINTELILADLQTVEKALPRLEKEAKLRKDRAPVVTAAKAAGELLNTGVTLYAGAAAAGIELADLRELHLLTTKPFLYVFNVDEDELANPDFLDELRALVAPAEAVFMDAKVESELIDLPADEARELLESIGQAEPGLDQLIRVGFRTLGLQTYLTAGPKEARAWTIPVGATAPEAAGVIHSDFQRGFIKAEIVSYDDLVAAGSMAAAKAAGRVRIEGKDYVMRDGDVVEFRFNV from the coding sequence GTGAGCCTTTCCATCGGCATCGTCGGCCTGCCCAACGTCGGCAAGAGCACCCTGTTCAACGCGCTGACCAAGAACCAGGTGCTCGCCGCGAACTATCCGTTCGCCACCATCGAGCCCAACGTCGGGGTGGTCGGCCTGCCGGACGAGCGGCTGCACAAACTCGCCGAGATCTTCGACTCGCAGAAGGTGCTGCCGGCGCCGGTCTCGTTCGTCGACATCGCCGGCCTGGTCCGGGGCGCCTCCAAGGGCCAGGGCCGGGGCAACGCGTTCCTGGCCAACATCCGCGACGCGGCCGCCATCTGCCAGGTGGTGCGGGCCTTCTCCGACCCGAATGTGGTGCACGTCGACGGCAAGGTGTCCCCGGCCGACGACATCGAGACGATCAACACCGAGCTGATCCTGGCCGACCTGCAGACCGTCGAGAAGGCGCTGCCCCGGCTGGAGAAGGAGGCCAAGCTTCGCAAGGACCGGGCCCCCGTCGTCACCGCCGCCAAGGCCGCCGGCGAGCTGCTGAACACCGGCGTCACCCTGTACGCCGGAGCGGCCGCCGCCGGCATCGAGCTGGCCGACCTGCGCGAGCTGCACCTGCTCACCACCAAACCCTTCCTCTACGTCTTCAACGTCGACGAGGACGAGCTGGCCAACCCCGATTTCCTCGACGAGCTGCGGGCCCTGGTCGCCCCGGCCGAGGCGGTCTTCATGGACGCCAAGGTCGAGTCCGAGCTGATCGATCTGCCCGCCGACGAGGCCCGGGAGCTGCTGGAGTCGATCGGGCAGGCCGAGCCGGGGCTGGACCAGTTGATCCGGGTCGGGTTCCGCACCCTCGGGCTGCAGACGTACCTGACCGCCGGGCCGAAGGAGGCGCGGGCCTGGACCATTCCGGTCGGGGCGACCGCCCCGGAGGCCGCCGGGGTGATCCACTCCGACTTCCAGCGCGGCTTCATCAAGGCCGAGATCGTCTCGTACGACGACCTGGTCGCGGCCGGCTCGATGGCGGCGGCCAAGGCGGCCGGCCGGGTCCGCATCGAGGGCAAGGACTACGTGATGCGCGACGGCGACGTGGTGGAGTTCAGATTCAACGTCTGA